In the genome of Thunnus albacares chromosome 16, fThuAlb1.1, whole genome shotgun sequence, the window tgtgaatcatCTGTTGGGAGGGGCGATTTGGTtgatttatcagatttttttttttttttttttaatttctgtgcaACTTTAGCCCATCCAGAGATGTTACAAAGAAGGTGATGAGCAGTTCATTGTGGGCATACAAAACTATTTGGACCGTGAACGCCGACTATTTGCTTTTCTGCTCATCTGACGCTGTTTAGATTTCAATTTCCACCCTGTTTCAAACTCCTTCCGGTTTATTCTGGAGGTTAAAATCTTGTGTCCCTGCGTCGGACACTTGTTCCCCTCACTGTCTGGGCCTTTAACACAGTGACTACTGATGGATGAAAGGACAGGATAGGTGACACCTTAACAAATAAACCTATCTCGTTCTATCAAACCAGTTGTCAACATAAGGAGGTGTTTTAGATTTTGAAGGAAAGGGGTCTGCTATCTACTTTGTGTTATAATCCTGTGAAACTCTGGCAGTTCCACTGGGTATAAGGGCATTACAGCCTGCCACACTGAGCCAAAGGGCTCTGTTTAGATCATGATCACAGACTGAAGGGCTTCGTCATCAATATCAGTTAGTAGCCATGGCTTGTGGTGTCGGGTACTTTTACCCGGCTCTCACAGACAATGTCTCCTCTGCATTTGGAATTAGTTGTAAGTTTTGACACAACATGCCAGTTCAGTGTTcacagatgctttttttttttttttttttttgtcttcaccCTGGATGTCCGCTGCGCTGCCCAGGTGGCTTATTCTAACAATCCCACCCTCCCTCTTCTCTGTCCTCACCCGGGGCGACATCTACCATCCTATATTATAAAATTCCCCCAGAAACCAGATTATTGGTAGTAACATTTGTCTCGGAAGTCATGCTGCACCACAAAACGCTGTGGTCCCCAAAAACAGCCAACCAACCACAGGGGGTTCCCTGCAAGTCTCTTCGGGGCGGCAAGCACCGCCTCCACCGCCATCCACCAAGTGTGCAAAGGGGAGagcaaaaaaggtttttttgcATGTCAGATTTCTGTTTCCCCTGTTCCTCTTCCCCGTCCCCTCTCTTGATTTTGATCTGGAAATGTCCGATAGCTTTTATTTAATGTGGAAAAAGAACacagaaataaattatttgatttttttaatgctgtaaacTGGGTTATCTTGTCTGCTGTCTGGAGTGGGTTTCATTTAAAACAGTCGGTATTTTAAGAAAGAGACACAATCAGACATCTGAAAGAATTGTTTATTTGATCACATCTGGTTTCATATCTACATAAATAGACAAAAAAGTGTCACTATTTTACATCACACTTACTCTAAAACAGTATTATTGCATATACACAGGCAGTTGTACATGAAGCATATCAGATGGCTCATGAAgttacagaaaatatatttactttaaaCAAAAGACTGGCTCAAATGAAGTGTTACAAATATTTCTTgcatcttttctgtttctgaactACAGCAGAAGAGATGTTtctattaaataaatgaatactttttttttttgtttctctcaaGTCATGAAGTAAAGACTCAAAACCTGATCTGACTCGTTGCATCTCATCAACGTGACATTCTGAGCTAAACGTGTCCGACTAAATGTCTCCTGTATCTGCTCTGTTCTGAACCAgattaaaacacagaaaacactaCTGTGCAAACTGagctggtttaaaaaaaaaaacacttattgtgAAAATATTAACTACCCCAGTGTCTTCaatgtttgtgcttttccaGCCAACAGAAACACTTGATTCATTATAAAGAAGTTTCTGCATTAAGTCTGTGTATGAATAGACTTTGACATAGTCAtgcatttagaaaaaaagtgGCAAAAGAATGAGTTCATATGAGTCCTTATACAGAGTTATATTGTACGTCTATTGTACGTATTATGCTACATACTTCTATAGGATGGTATTTCAGATGTGCTTCTCACAGTAACTTTTATGAGccttgaataaaacatttacacgaaattcacatttaaacacaaatattaatGCAAATGAATCTCAAGTGAAGGTTTCTAAAAATGTTTGGAAATCTTTCTTAGAGAGAATAGTTCAAATTTTTGGGAAATGCATTAATTTATTGTTGAGAATTGGATGAGATGATCAATAACTAGGATGGCAAAGTCATGACGCGCCCTATTCTACTAGTACTAGAGTACTCTACCTTCATTGGTtgggtttaggcatgaggagtgagattgcttagggttagggcttgacttcgccatcctagaagaaaaaaaattgcgTACGATACGTATGAAGCTACCGCTGGTAGCCGCTTAGATTAGATTAGCAGTAATCTCTTtaaacagatatctgcataGCCGATGGGTTTCGAGATTGGATTAGTAGGGAAatagctagcttggctctgtcctaaagtaacaaaatccacgAACCAGCGCCCCTAAAGTTCACCAAATGAACACAATATATCTCATTATAGCTATAGaaaaaaactaagtttaaaaatgtgacttaatCGTTTTAATGGACCAGTGtataggatttagtggcatctagcagtgaggttgcagattgcaactaactgaatgccccctccaccccccaccccctcccccccccccccccccttctctccttCCAAACATGTTAGGAAAACCTACGGTGGTTGTATaaaatgcgaaaggccctctctagacccagtgtttgatttgtcccttctgggctactgtagaaacatggcagtgcaacatggcaggctccatggaagaggacctgcatcctatgtagatataacgggctcaaataatgaaaaaactattcttattttcaggtgattatatactaattaaaacatgaatattgtattctatttctgccagttgatccccctaaatcttatacactggtcctttaaaggcCTATTTCTTGACCAGTAGTCACTGCTCCTGGCACTGCTGTAGTCTGGTACATAACCACCTGTAAAACCGCTACTATTCAGTTTTTATACGCATTAAACAGACACGATATAatgtgttcattagtgagcttcagaggtgctggtaggcaggtTTTGGTACCTTTGGACAGAAGCGTGCTAGCTATTTCACTCtgtttccaatctttatgctaaactaagctaaccggctgctggcttGATCATCTCATTTAATTCACGGCAAGAAAGCCAATAAGCAAATTTCCCAGAACTATTACTTTAAATATCCTTAATATGTAGCTAGaaagaaaactttatttacactAACACGACTGACCCCAAGTCGgctacatatacagtacatatatttacattgttTATGTTATGTAGCGTTTCTACAGCCCTTTTATTACTTGACAGAGAACCTGCTGGACCGAAACTCCACAAATCCTCAATTTACCAGTAACACTTTCTGGCTGTTGATACCCCTGCATACTTTGTGTTTAGGAGcagcaattttatttatttatttttttatgtcaaagTGCATCACACTAGCCCTGCCAAGCCTTTAGAGTCAACATCACCTGACAACATTCAGAAAAGTGCTCACATTGGTACTTTTAGAAAgggggggagggaaggggggggggggggggatacaAAGCTGACCTTTGTGCAGCCTGTGCAAATTGTGCCCTATACTCAGTCACACTCTGTGGAACAGATGAGTCATTGCCAAACAGCCCAAGGTGATTGGAGATGCGGTAGTCATAGCGATGGTGATGTTCGCCGAGCCTCCTGAAACAGGAGCATCAGCCAGCATCAGGGTGTCATCAGAACTCGTCCTCGGAGCTGTCGGCCAGTAGCATGGCCTGGTCCTGACGACTGGTGCCAGGCTCGTGAGGTTGCTTAGgatgaaaaattaaatcatttacaTCTCACTGTCTGGCAGGCAAACCACGATCTTTCTAATCATCCCTCCTCACTGTTATCCGATACACAACAATAAGTGATTAATACAATAGGGGTATTGACCTCTGGCTGTCTGACCTTCCTCCTCTGGTGTTTGAAGCTGTTCCTCCTCTTGCGGTGAATCATCCTGATGCTGTAGAGGGCACCGACGATTAGCAGGGCCCCTGTGATGCCGATGCCCACAGGGGCCAACATCCCAGACACATAGCCCGCCTGCCGAGAGTGGAGACACAGAGGTCAAAATGGAGGTACATAGAGCCAGTAGCTGGGTTATAAATATGTCTAGTGTGGGTAAGTCCATTTAATCTCCACCTAAATTATCTTATCTAACAAATCTCAATTATTAAACAAATTCTCACCActggttgacatttttttgacTGAAAAACAAGACTTTTCAAGGACAGTAGGGGGCAGTCTTACCTTTTCTCTGATCAGCTCTACCCAGCTACGCACTGGAAGAGAAGAGCCATAAATTTAGCAAAGCCACAAACTACAAGACTCTTTGTTTCCATCTATGTGTAGCTTGGTAGTTTTAATGATGGCAGCAAGTGAAACAGACTAAGGCAGGTAAAAGGATGaattataaatgtgtgttttcatgctcTCTCATACTCAGCCCCTGGTTGCGTTGAACCCAGACAGGAGGTGGAGGAATGAGGCTGTATGGAGGCTGCGTTGAGGATGTCTTAGGGGTTTCTGTCAGGTCTTCTTCGCTCTCTTCTTCCACCGATTCCTCTGAGttctcatcctcatcatcctcatctgGCTCCTCTGTGAGGAACAAAGCGGAAGAAGGAAGGATCACTCTAGTCTTGTAGCTCATTGATGgttgagatttttaaaaaatgatatttaaaatgaaatagtCTCAGTGGGCAATAAAACTCATCTTACCCTCAGACTCCATCTCCTCTAACCCTGATCTGGATTTATGCACAGGCTGACgggttgccatggttactgtTGTCGTAGCATGCTGGAAGGATGAGAGTGAGGGGTCACTGGTTGGCAGGTTTTCTTCGAGGTTTGGTGTCCTCGCTGCATCTACGCGGCACAAATCACACAGCACAAGGAGAAAACAAGAGTAGTGGAGGTTTTCACACAGTTTTTACAACCAAAGCTCATTTTCATAATGTGTGAGAGACGAGATGCCTGTTCAGATTCGGGTGAACTCAATCAGTCAGACATTCAACAAATGCATCtgcaaaaatgaatatatttacaaatCACATTACACTACTGtactttaaatgacagaaaactacTTTGCAGACGATGCAAATGTTTAGACTGATGAATTCCTCCTTATTTAATGTGTGTTCTTAACTGTCTGTGTTGCCGTTGGTGCCAGTTCATGTCAAAGTCAAATAAACTTggacagacttgaaacttggcaacaataaaaaaaagtcatatcTAATTACTATAATAGGATTTAAGAAATGTTAAACCTAAAGGTCAGATGCCAAGCAGCATTATATTTGCAAGTTATTTTGTAAATTCAAACTTGAAAGGTGAATATTATTCAAACGTGGACATTgttaaatgcacaaataatgtGGTAGCTTCTTACATTAAAGGACTTTCTAGCAGCGGACTCTTAAAGCTCCCCTCCAGACTTTTTAAAGatatatgtaaaatactctATTTTGAATAAGAATTTGGGTCTCATATggtttttcccacaaaaaaagttaaattatcttgttaaaatccttaaaattacatctactccctctccctcattaaaaattacagaatctatgaatatgcaaatatttttcagttcaaaagtttaactactagacacaagatgtctcctactttgCTGTTaagtctgttctcagtgtttgtgcactggaggcttcaagttttcacatcacacttgtgtaagctgcatactggaccatgattggctccaaactagttgtcaTGTTCAAATCATGTTcgtaggcccaccccttaaaatctgattttcagtgagctcagagaaactttccactttcagcagataaagtgaaaacagccttcaagtgtcaaactctgcacatacatctttctgcacagtgaagctcaaacatctaacCGTaggaacaaaaaggaaaaacacatttttgatcagagggggactttaagtttgAGATGTTTTCCATCGACCAATCAAAAGACCTTCATGCAGGTGAATGTTTACAGATAAATCACCCGTGTCAAGCTAACTCTCAAATCTCTAAATTTGTGATTTGAATGTAGCATGGTCCCTTAATTCAAGAGCCTCATGTTGACATTGAGATTCAAAGTCCTGCCACATCACTTCTCTCACCTTTATCAGAAGGATCCTCCGACAGTCCTGGCTCAGTTCCACCACGACGCTGCGAAAGAGACGGAACTGAGGAGCCTATCGGCTCTGGGAGCTCGGCGCCGGATGTCTGCCAAGGTGACGTCCAGTCTGGCATCAGTAGGGGTGGAGCCTGCGAGGGACCATCACTCTCTGTCTCCACAGTGACCAGCTGGTCAAGGTCCACCTCTGACAGAGGCATGCCTCTGGTCGCCATGGCAGCAGGAGGCTGAGGGCTCCCGGGCACCAGGGTGACTGCCGccactgctgctcctgctgctgccccCTCTGGAGTGACATCTTCAAAAGGCTCaaagatgagagggagagactCTGATGACATGGTACCTTCTGTGGCTTCATCCTGAGACAGCGGGACCACAGTGTCCACTGTAGTTGCGTCAACACAAGCACACAATCAGGGTCATGATACATAGCATGAGGATTTCAATTCCAAAGGGCAGAATTGTTTGGACcttttgttaaatgtcagaagAACATTGTAGTCTGAAAAACTTTAGTGCTTATGTTGGGTTGAATTCACTGTGGGAACCAGGGAAAATAAACGACGCCAAGTTGATCTTACAGTTTTCAGCTCTGCACGTAACTCTGCTGAtagctaaaattaaaaatgtataagttGTTCAGCATATAGCACTTAAGTATTTATGTCAGAACGCAGCTTTCTGAAAAAGGTGTCTTTTTTGGACAATTTTCTCATTAGAGGCACTTGTACTCGCAGAGAGCCGAGTTCACAGTGCAGCTCagacacaatgaaaaaaagggTTGTTTAAAAAGATGGTTCTTTTCTAGATAAGAGTCTACCGCGGGGGGGCTCACAGGAGAAACTGTTACTGCATTACTGCATCTCTCAGgcgttttttttcctttagtcCAAAGCATTTCTAAAGCTAGTGAGGGggggaaaaagtaaaaatacttatAAATCCTTTTACATAATACCGTTTTGGGAATTGAGGTTTTTTTGTGAGCTTCCTTTCTGTTGGGAGGAAGCTTCATCAAACAGACAATCCCCCTATGGAAGGCAGGAACACATATTGGCTCAGACAGACTCCTTTAATCCATTTCCCTCTTCTGACTCTCTGAATAATAACCTGCCTGGTTCTTTACAATATGAGGAGTGTGAAgggtgagaaagaaagagaagagatttgggtgtgtgtgtggggggggggggggggtatagATAGAGAGGGGTTGAATCCTCCAAAGACTTGTATAACACACCCCGCCACCA includes:
- the LOC122999724 gene encoding armadillo-like helical domain-containing protein 4 isoform X2 — translated: MLMSGTLHRLLLLAGTCLCVYGNPVHLPNFTPTQDSSCDGQCASSVTTHPTESKPSDKEDLNGPILNVGAGGGAGSHGRRTGPEGIAPVTQTENGDSLDGRSRPSVAGGEAWSQSSEVKKVGGASQMGDAHRQSEVDSVLSADPESTKEPVLTPTGERKQSHMALSTPRLTPDGFSASSAAPPQTEASSLSKELTQEKQKNSQSGEDRTKLPEDGDSLKGKDTETSWPSSTEPSNPLVRIQRLTSHSPIPPSVFASPRTSLSMWGHDGATISTLPDPLLPEIGPNLVPREDGLESLWTEAARPSGVDTVVPLSQDEATEGTMSSESLPLIFEPFEDVTPEGAAAGAAVAAVTLVPGSPQPPAAMATRGMPLSEVDLDQLVTVETESDGPSQAPPLLMPDWTSPWQTSGAELPEPIGSSVPSLSQRRGGTEPGLSEDPSDKDAARTPNLEENLPTSDPSLSSFQHATTTVTMATRQPVHKSRSGLEEMESEEEPDEDDEDENSEESVEEESEEDLTETPKTSSTQPPYSLIPPPPVWVQRNQGLMRSWVELIREKAGYVSGMLAPVGIGITGALLIVGALYSIRMIHRKRRNSFKHQRRKQPHEPGTSRQDQAMLLADSSEDEF
- the LOC122999724 gene encoding armadillo-like helical domain-containing protein 4 isoform X1, with product MLMSGTLHRLLLLAGTCLCVYGNPVHLPNFTPTQDSSCDGQCASSVTTHPTESKPSDKEDLNGPILNVGAGGGAGSHGRRTGPEGIAPVTQTENGDSLDGRSRPSVAGGEAWSQSSEVKKVGGASQMGDAHRQSEVDSVLSADPESTKEPVLTPTGERKQSHMALSTPRLTPDGFSASSAAPPQTEASSLSKELTQEKQKNSQSGEDRTKLPEDGDSLKGKDTETSWPSSTEPSNPLVRIQRLTSHSPIPPSVFASPRTSLSMWGHDGATISTLPDPLLPEIGPNLVPREDGLESLWTEAARPSGVDTVVPLSQDEATEGTMSSESLPLIFEPFEDVTPEGAAAGAAVAAVTLVPGSPQPPAAMATRGMPLSEVDLDQLVTVETESDGPSQAPPLLMPDWTSPWQTSGAELPEPIGSSVPSLSQRRGGTEPGLSEDPSDKDAARTPNLEENLPTSDPSLSSFQHATTTVTMATRQPVHKSRSGLEEMESEEEPDEDDEDENSEESVEEESEEDLTETPKTSSTQPPYSLIPPPPVWVQRNQGLMRSWVELIREKAGYVSGMLAPVGIGITGALLIVGALYSIRMIHRKRRNSFKHQRRKVRQPEQPHEPGTSRQDQAMLLADSSEDEF